From one Thermatribacter velox genomic stretch:
- the trpD gene encoding anthranilate phosphoribosyltransferase, translating into MEAPKILDKIISGEKLDFNQAASLMKAIMEEKLSPLHTAAILASLRLRGETPEEIAGFASAMREKAVPFLIPTQEVVDNCGTGGDGKSTFNVSTASALLGWACGVPVVKHGNRSISSKSGSADLLEALGIKINLVPQTMQKAFLETQFAFLFAPLYHPAMKAVQPIRRELGIRTVFNILGPLTNPAPVAYRVVGVYDRKLLPLVAEAMKRLKVKRACILWGEPGIDEASISGTTYFMLVEEGEVKGEFTLHPEEVGFECLPLEEIKGGNPSENARTFLRLLEERRVDTPLSKAIMLNTAFLLYIFGKATTLSAGIKIARKTLESGKALEKIRSLIAFHQSIEQNGQGGNHGRHS; encoded by the coding sequence GCTTTCTCCCTTACACACTGCCGCCATTCTGGCCTCCCTCCGCCTGCGGGGAGAAACACCAGAAGAAATAGCCGGCTTTGCCTCCGCCATGCGTGAAAAAGCCGTACCTTTTCTTATCCCCACCCAGGAAGTTGTGGATAATTGTGGCACCGGTGGTGACGGGAAAAGCACCTTCAACGTCTCCACTGCCAGCGCGCTTCTGGGCTGGGCCTGTGGAGTACCGGTGGTCAAGCATGGTAACCGCTCCATATCCAGTAAAAGCGGCAGTGCCGATCTTCTGGAAGCACTGGGCATAAAAATTAACCTTGTTCCCCAAACCATGCAAAAAGCATTTTTGGAAACGCAATTTGCCTTTTTGTTTGCTCCGCTTTACCATCCAGCAATGAAAGCAGTACAGCCAATTCGCAGAGAACTGGGTATCCGAACCGTCTTTAACATACTGGGACCATTAACCAACCCTGCTCCCGTGGCCTATAGAGTGGTAGGTGTTTATGACCGAAAACTCCTTCCTTTGGTAGCCGAAGCAATGAAGCGACTCAAAGTAAAACGCGCCTGTATCCTTTGGGGAGAACCCGGCATTGACGAAGCAAGTATCAGTGGAACAACCTATTTCATGTTGGTAGAAGAGGGAGAAGTGAAAGGTGAATTCACTCTTCATCCAGAGGAAGTAGGCTTTGAGTGCCTACCGCTTGAGGAAATAAAAGGAGGCAATCCTTCTGAAAATGCCCGCACCTTTTTGAGGCTACTGGAAGAAAGAAGAGTAGATACTCCTCTTTCCAAGGCTATAATGCTCAACACAGCCTTCTTGCTCTACATTTTCGGCAAGGCTACCACGCTTTCAGCGGGAATAAAGATAGCCAGGAAAACTCTGGAATCCGGAAAAGCACTGGAAAAAATACGCTCACTCATCGCTTTCCATCAAAGCATAGAGCAGAACGGACAAGGTGGTAACCATGGAAGACATTCTTGA